A window of the Planktothrix tepida PCC 9214 genome harbors these coding sequences:
- a CDS encoding type IIL restriction-modification enzyme MmeI, translating into MSATPESLQKFIDFCKEHITGQERKEAQTFLDRFFKAFGYEGALEAGAKYEEAIKKGSQKGKTGFADLIWKPKVLIEMKQRGEDLNKHYAQAFAYWQRLVPNRPRYVILCNFDEFWIFDFDNQLDEPVDKVAVINLVERASAFAFMELGNRTPVFRNNQVEITEIAARRMAELFTILYERLSKKNILN; encoded by the coding sequence TTTATTGATTTCTGTAAAGAACATATCACAGGACAAGAAAGAAAAGAAGCACAAACTTTTTTAGATCGTTTTTTTAAAGCATTCGGTTATGAGGGTGCTTTAGAAGCGGGTGCAAAATATGAGGAAGCGATCAAAAAAGGGAGCCAAAAAGGTAAAACTGGTTTTGCTGATTTAATTTGGAAACCTAAAGTTTTAATTGAGATGAAACAACGGGGTGAGGATCTCAATAAACATTATGCCCAAGCTTTTGCTTATTGGCAACGTTTAGTACCGAATCGCCCTCGTTATGTGATCCTTTGTAATTTTGATGAATTTTGGATTTTTGATTTTGATAATCAATTAGATGAACCTGTTGATAAAGTCGCTGTTATTAACTTAGTAGAAAGAGCGAGTGCTTTTGCTTTTATGGAGTTGGGAAATCGGACTCCTGTTTTTAGAAATAATCAAGTAGAAATTACTGAAATCGCAGCCCGAAGAATGGCGGAATTATTTACAATTTTATACGAAAGATTGTCAAAAAAAAACATTCTGAATTAA